In Lycium ferocissimum isolate CSIRO_LF1 chromosome 7, AGI_CSIRO_Lferr_CH_V1, whole genome shotgun sequence, the sequence tttttttttttaagttctaattttttttttggggggttttgatttttttttttgggggggtttcGACAACACCGCAccccctccaattttttttttttttttaagttttggaaaaaaaaatcttttttgattttttgcacccCTTACCCCCTCCTaaattttctacttcatatttaatttttacctttgtaaaaaaattacaaaaatagaaAGTTTGCATGGTTAAATTTGATGTGGGGTGAGTGGTGGGGGCGGGGTGTAGTTGGGGGGAAGGGGTGAGGGTGGGTTGTAACACCCCGAGTTTCCTGGATTCATTATATGCATTACAATTGATTACAATTTTTTAGAAACATTCTTTTTACCATTCTTGAAATTCAAGTTTGACATTTACTTTGTAAACCTCTTTGTTTAAATGGAAAATAGGAAGTATTCAATAAAGAAGATTTGATTTCTCATGAGAAAAGTGAAGAGCTAGGGTTTGATCTTTAGTAAAGAAGATGGAGTAATGTAGGAGCTTCTACAAAAGGGGGTAAATTTCATCTAGGGTTAGAAAATAAACCCCAAGGAGCCAAtgactagaatataaaggctatttttcttgaagttgcaCATAACACCTCCTTATTTTTAAACTCTATAGAGAATAAACCCCCTTGTCACTCAAATTACATAATGGGCtctagaagtttttttttttcttttttcttttttttccgtTTTTAATAGAATTTGACTCCAAATTGTCTAGCTAAATTGTTAACTAATATGCATGTattatattaacaatttccttttaaaacaaaaaggtTTACAAAGTAAATGTCAAACTTGAATTTCAAGAATgctaaaaagaatatttttaaaaacatgTAATCGATTGTAATGCATATAATGAATCCATGAAACTCGGGGTGTTACAATCCTCTTCCTCTTAAATGAAATTTCGTCCTGAAATTTACTTTATATCCGTCTTGAAAAGGCATTGCAATCAAGTCTACAGAGAAAATCAGATTTTGAATTATGAAAGGATAATCTTTATAAACTCGGTTAACAACAAACTGGTGACCAAAAAGATTTCTGACAAGCACATCAAAATCAAGTCTCATAAATATCACACCTCTAGAAAATGCAAGTGATGAGAAAAATAATAGTTTGTAGAACATAGATTAACATCTTCATTAGCTCTATTAAAGAGGAGGCCATGTCTTAGTTCCTATATAAGAGAAGATCACATTCATTAGGGACATGCACATGATGTACATGCAcaataaattcaacaaaatACATTAAGCAAGTGTACAAGTAAATGATATTATCTAAAAATCTTCATGAAGGCAAATACACTAAAAGATCACAACAAAAGTCCTAGAACCACaaacctaaggctctgataccaaaacTTGTAgcaactccccccccccctccccccaggGAGGGTGCTACTTAACGAAATTAATTCATACTAACTAATTTAAATATTTGTCccgaaactttttttttttaatagaattcTACTATGTTGAAATGTTGTATTTTGAAACTTGTTCACATGGGCCAATTTCGTGCTACCACATGATAAAGTCattgttttaaatttatttcttctaaattttgtgGTACACTCGAATTACATATGTACTTATTATTTTGTTCTACTCCTGAACATGTTGTCAAATAAACTTTATTCTTAAATTTAGTTATTAGTCAATTTtgcaacaaacaaaaaaaaaaaaagttttaggacaaatatttaaattagttagtatgaattaattttgttaagTAGCATCCTCCCCGGGTTGGTTGCTACAtgggtggtggtggggtggATAAGAAAGaattcctcatttttcataaaaGCAAAATACAAAATTTGGGAGGGGATGGGAGGGTTAAATAGAGCGGTGgtgtggggtgggtggtggtatggggtaggggtgggtgaagatgaagtgtgTTGGAGGGTGGTGGTTGGGTGGGCATGGGATTTGGtagggggggtggggtgggtgctTGGGCagtggggttggggtgggtgTGGTATAGGGTggggggttggggtggggttggtggggcATGAGTGGTATTTttcgaaaatattttctaccaaccaaccaaacatgagaaaataagcaagaaattcacttatttttcactacccaaccgaacatgagaaaataagtagaaattcacttattttccaagaacacatttttcaggaaaacattttcctccataccgaacacacccctaatgtaaataaatacaacaacaacaacaaaaaaaaaaaaaaaaaaagtcatcgCTCAGAAGGTCACTCAACTATTCCAAATTATCTAGCAATGCTTCTACAAGCAAAAAGCCATTTAACTATGTCAATATCACTGAGAAGGTCACTCAACTGGCTAATTACctattttatcttttaaattatttaccTTTGTTATTTCTTGGACATAGGACATAACGTATCAAACTAATCTTGTGGTTACAGGTTATTAACCACAAGTAACCATTAGCAACTAAATTTTAAGTTTTGTCTTCACatgcaggggcggagctacacTAGCTGAACACCCTTCGTCGGAAAATTGTACTGTGTATATAAGTAAAATTTTATTGTAATTATAGATATCTTTGTAAAATGAACACCCTTCAAATAATAGAAGGAGTTAGTCCAACAGTTAAGGGTGTTCAAAACACCATAGAGGTTGCAGGTTTGATCCCCGAGTTGCCTGTTTTGTTGCGCCTGCTTATTTTTAAAACGTGACAGACCAAATGCTAGCttgatttacttatttttaaaataaaaaatggagtaCTCTATGTTTTGAATTACGTCACAATACAAGGCTTTTAGAATAATAATCTTAGTTTtcaataaatttattttaaaaaaggaaattttttttaaaaaaaaatagaacaacaAATTTCTATGACTCAGCTAATATTAGGGAGTTAGATTTAACATTTTCTGTGCACCCGCtcatcaactttttttttaattatttactaCTTCAAAATTTGAGCACCCTTAGAAAAATTTCTGGCTCGACCAGTGTTCTCATGGAGCACAAAATAGTTACGGGTTTAAACATGATTCATCCAGCTCAATTAGATATAATTTCCCTTTTGGAGTAGAGAGGTCAGTAAACCAATCCAAAAGACCCTTTAGTGAGAAACAATTCCACGTCGAGATTAGAACAGAAATTAAATATTCCTTTTATCCATAGAATTcactttttgttatttttcttggaCGTCAGATATTAAACTAatccaaattttcaaaccaaaatcCAACATCAATTAGGAAAGGGAGGAAACTAAGATTGAAATTGCAAACTTTGTGATTACACTTTCAccttacatatatacaaatgggAAAAGTACTTATCTATATTCTATATTActtacaataaataaataaataaataaaaataatataatatatatcaattaaCCAAATTTTAAgctataaaaattaatatacaCCATTTAATAGATCCCTGCCTGCATTCGTGGCCCTAGCCCACAACATATTTTTTTATGGGTGAATTCCTTTCATTGGAAAGTTACACTACGAAAACAAATTATTTATGCAAGTGTAAAAATTTTAACCGTTTTAACATAAGAGAGAAATGCAAGTCTAAATTCTAAGTgtaatatttttgaattttttttattcaaaatttcTGACACCACTCCACCGAACTCATATCACTGTTGTAGAACAAAACCAAATTAAATGAATATTGGGTTTGTTATCGAATTAGGTATGGTCAAATCAATCCTTATAAGGTGAAATGAGATGGTTGAATTATTTGAAAACCATATCCAATCTAATATCACGTAAATATGTTTGGTCAAAGCAAGAAAGTAGAAGTAAAAGCAACAATTTTGCACACGCAATATTGAtgagaaaaaggaaagtaaatataGACAAATGAGACCACCTCACTTATTGTCCTCCTTCAAGTCTCGTTTTTTGTTGGGAGAAAAATGCATTGACGCAAATGAATGCCAAGAAATCAGCTAAAAGGCCATTAAAAAATTTGAACATCTAACGTGCCTACATACCCCTTACGGATGTGTAAAGTAAATGTCACAGCTCacactttagtttttccttctACTCTGTTTTTACAATATTTTTGATAGTGGTGGTTATGCGCAGTAAAATTagctcataaaattaaaatataatttgtcTAATCTATTTAAGTTTGTGCCGGTTAATTTATTGGCTTAGTCCATTTTAACCCGTTCAGTTCAGTCCATCTGAAAATTGAGTTGATATATAATCCAAATTGATGAGAAactttgtcaaaatattttttaattttttatttatttatttagcatgttatatataaggcataaaaaaaaaaatttattaggcgcttaaaaattataaacaaacaaacaaaaaaataataacagtAAGAATTGGGCCCTAGATTTGTATTCAAATCAATTATATTTGTGCACAATTGAATTGTTTCGTTGAGTACTTGCTATCTCGCGTCAACACAttttccagtttttttttttttttttttgcagggaTTTCCCTTGAAAGGCGTTGGTCTTTATTTTTGCCtgtcaaattgttggtctttaatttttgccctttgcttaAAAAAGTGATCGAAAATACTCTGAgtttctgggttcgaaccctgctcagtaaaacaaaaaacaatttCGCAAGGTAAAGCTTTGCGAAAATTTGCAAAGCAATTTTTACTCTGCtggaattctacaaaagttaggccttaaggcctacctttgcccgaataggcctaattttgttACGAAATTctatcttgcgattttttttactAAGCCGGGATTCGAACTCAAAACCTAGGGGTATGTTaggcaaaggacaaaaattaaagaccacccacgaataaggacaatcgtgcaaatttaTCTCTATTGAAATTTGACCCACTAGGCTATGCttgcttttttttcttcctatcTACCTTGTTCAACATTGTATACTAGTAGTACTATTTTACTTTCCATAAACCCTATGACCTTTTGGGTCTTATCTTCTTAAGAAAGTTGTTTTCAATGTGCATGTATCTCGTTTTTCTCTTATCTTAACTTCCCAAGTGGAAAAAGTCCCAGAAAAGAAGCTGGGGTTGTGTGATGAATGTCTCCTTTGGCTTCTAATATGGCAGCTTACCCCAATTTTATACTAAAAAAATTACAGAAAAGTTTAGAAAAAACCTAGATTCATGTGCAAACTTTCGAGAGTAATTAATGCAGAAAACCTGCCAAATTGAACTAACAGTTGGCAACAATCTTTTTCTTGATCTTTTAACTTTTACAACTAATTATCACTTATCAATTCTGCATAATGACATTCCATCCATGATTAAATAATCACTAGAAGTCTAGAACTACCTTTCAGGGCCTAATTTTTATGGGAActctaatttcttgaaatattaGTCAAATGCAAACACAATAGTCAATAATCCTAACTGCATTCAATAGGAaaatattcaacatacataccttatgcaGATGAGCATCTTACTACTATGAGATTACAGcctaatttaatttatttcccATTCAAAATTATGTGATATCAATCAAAAAGAGAAAACTTTACTAATGTTAATTCATTAAGAGATGATCTATAAACCACACAAAATTAGTACTACTACGCATTTAGTTTTGTGGTCCCAGAGTGTTAGGTACTTTAGTAGATTTCAGATTCTTTCTCATTCTTTACCTACTTCTTCAAGTTGTTTTGCTTTTACTAATAGTACCATCTTCCAGAGCAACCAATATTGCTACAGAacaatacatgtacacaaagaATTAAATCTACTCATGGACTCCTCATATTAAAactattcactttttttactgTCCATTCATCTGATTTAAACTCTGAATAATACTAGAAatcgaaaagaaaaagaaaaaaaaaactgataacAATAGAGCTGATACCCCAAATTTGACTAGACTACTAAAAGATATGTATACATACGTAAAAGTAACTGGAGAAAATAAAGTCAGCAGAGAACTTCAAGATTTGGGCATGTTCTGATGTTCATACTAGCTTTCCTTCTCCTCCAGTACTAAGTTTAAACACAACCCACTGCTACTACATAATTAAATATCCCAAATAAGCCAAAGAATACTAAAGAAAAGTTCATTATCCTACCAGAAACAAGAAGATGAACACCCAGAAGTACTATTATAATAACTTGAATTTGAAAGTCGACGAAAAAACCTTCTCCTTCTATAACCAAAGATACCATATTTGAGCCTCAACCAAACCAATTTCCTGATTTTTCTTGCTGATCTGAGCTTTACCCATATCACCCTTTTCACtctaaagaaagactttttGATCTTTTCACTTACACTCTGCTTCCTGCTAAATTGATAGCTTCTCAAGAATAGCTGCCTTTTTTCTATGTCTGTGTACCCTGTTTCTGTTCTGAACATGTTACCATAAGACATATGTTTTGTAGTCATATTATgatccatacatacatatacagatATGCTGgttagtatatatatgttgagaGAGAAAGAGCGTTAATTTGTAGTGGAAGAAAGGAGGAGGGGTAGTGGTATATAATGGTCGTGATTTTAGGGAAAGAGGGGGTTGGTTGGAGTATGAATACTCTGTTTATTTTTAGGTTATGCTTTGTATTTAATGTTTGCTTTAGAGACCATAACGCCGTCGTAAGGACGTGCCTTGATTTTATGGTAGTCGacttcttttctccttttctgCTTTACCCATACGTGATTGACCTTTTTTGCCCTTTTATAATTTTTGACAAAGAATTTTagctttttttaaaactaatcaTGGCATGTTTTCAATTGGCTTATGCTGtccttaattattttattgaataCTTGCTTGCTTTTATAAGGTATCTGATAATTTTGTTCATCAAAATAGGTTAGGTAAAAAGTCACTTAATATTTCTCTACGAGAATTTCAActtaattttatgatttttgcCTCTTAAATTGACTTTCATGTTATTGGGGTGCGAACAAAATTTAATATTGgtctttgaaaagaaaaataaactatatagaaaatattattgatatttttacTGTGTGagccttaaaaaaaaacacgaaCTTAACTCAAACAAAGCGAACAATATCATaccattttgaaaataaagtgcTCCGTAAGGAAAAATTATAtcaaattgttgttcttatttcCTTAACTTTTTGCACCCTGTTTTTAAGGTGGTCACGTGGCATTTGAGGGTATCGTGGGAAATTGGAGGAAGTTTTGGTCTTATGGAGAGAGAATCACGTGATATGAAAGGGGTTGATTTTGTATGTATCCAAAAAAGGAGGGGTTGTATTTGTATGTTTTTGCATGTTTGGCAATTTGAGTAGTTAGGATCTGTTTTTTCTATTTGAGACGTGGCATAACTCACCCACGTCAGTTACTTTTGACTTGCTTGATTttgcactttttcttttttcctttttggcattTTTCGAAAAAGAAATGTAAATTTTGAGTACATATTTTCCTTGTTTTGATTTATTGCAAGAGTAATGAAAGCATGATATAGGATATTCTCCCATTTAATCTTCTTCATTCATCATTTAATTCAAGCATGCAATTTGAGGATGGCACATGGCACACGATTtagtatttatattttgttaCACAATAAATGTTCTAGTCTTCCAAATTAAGTCTCTATTCTTAATCTGGTTTTATACTTACTCTTTGACTTTTGCGGAAAGGTTATTTTTCCAATTGTCAAGAACTTGCAGTATTTTGCTAGCTAAAAAAGATCTCATTAGTATTATAACAATATTATTATTCCAATAAAAACAGTTCATCGGCATCATTTTCGTTCAAGTAAAAATGTGTAACAATTAAGAAAAACCAAACTAAATTTCCGCTGAAAGATTACCTTAATTGTTTGCTTGAGGACCTTAAAGAAttgaaaaggaaatgactttTACTAGATTAGAGATACttctaatttaatttatgaTACTAATGTTTA encodes:
- the LOC132062716 gene encoding uncharacterized protein LOC132062716, which gives rise to MDHNMTTKHMSYGNMFRTETGYTDIEKRQLFLRSYQFSRKQSVSEKIKKSFFRVKRVIWVKLRSARKIRKLVWLRLKYGIFGYRRRRFFRRLSNSSYYNSTSGCSSSCFW